One Natranaerovirga hydrolytica genomic region harbors:
- a CDS encoding aspartate carbamoyltransferase catalytic subunit has protein sequence MIFNHKHFLDLKNLSSQEIYYILNTAQKMKFILKSNKKKSPELNGKTVANLFYEESSRSKISYELAAHYLSADVINLTTRRQFMRGESLRDIGRTIDQMGADFIVLRHPIAGGPLHLSKFVNASVINAGDGENENPTQALIDLLSIYELKKSFEGLKVAIIGDIKHNRVARSNIWGLTKLGAEVSIAGPPTFIPTDIESFGVNVYYSITEAIIDADVILTLKVQTERQEDNLVPSINEYTKLFKLDTNRLKYAKADAIVMHPGPINRGIELCSDIIDCEGSLLDQHVINGVAVRMAVFHLLSKGGVNFYESTH, from the coding sequence ATGATATTTAATCACAAACATTTTTTAGATCTTAAAAATTTATCTTCTCAAGAAATATATTATATTTTAAATACAGCGCAAAAGATGAAATTCATTCTAAAATCTAATAAAAAAAAATCACCTGAATTAAATGGAAAAACAGTGGCAAACCTTTTTTATGAAGAAAGTTCTAGGTCAAAAATATCTTATGAATTGGCAGCCCATTATTTAAGTGCGGACGTCATAAATTTGACTACAAGAAGACAATTTATGCGTGGTGAATCCTTAAGGGACATTGGAAGAACCATTGATCAAATGGGTGCAGATTTTATTGTATTAAGGCATCCAATTGCAGGTGGTCCTTTGCATTTGTCAAAATTCGTTAATGCATCAGTCATTAATGCTGGTGATGGTGAAAATGAAAATCCCACACAAGCTTTAATTGATTTATTATCTATATATGAACTCAAAAAAAGTTTTGAAGGATTAAAAGTAGCCATTATAGGTGATATTAAACACAATAGAGTGGCTAGAAGTAACATTTGGGGTTTAACAAAACTTGGAGCAGAAGTATCAATAGCTGGTCCACCTACATTTATACCCACAGATATAGAATCATTTGGTGTAAACGTATATTATTCTATTACAGAAGCCATTATTGATGCAGATGTTATATTAACCTTAAAAGTACAGACTGAACGTCAGGAGGATAATTTAGTGCCTTCTATTAATGAATATACCAAATTATTTAAGTTAGATACCAATAGGCTAAAATATGCTAAAGCTGATGCCATTGTGATGCATCCAGGACCTATTAATCGTGGGATTGAGTTGTGTTCAGATATTATTGATTGTGAGGGTTCATTATTGGATCAGCATGTTATTAATGGTGTAGCTGTTCGAATGGCTGTTTTTCACTTATTATCAAAAGGTGGGGTGAATTTTTATGAATCTACTCATTAA
- a CDS encoding dihydroorotase: MNLLIKNGTVLLKGEFKSNMDVYIENEKIKAIDKNIEKEAFKIIDATGCFVIPGLVDMHCQISEPGYEYNETFESGSLSAAKGGFTSITINPDTYPTIDNKAVVEFITSKGKTESKVNIFPYGSMTKKCEGKDLAEIGDMQLSGVVAISDGDKAIQDANLMSKIIKYTNMFDITIITHCEENLLSFNSGINEGKTSTLLGLKGAIRTAEEIMVSRNLILAKYYNAPIHIPHISTKESVELIRQAKKNGVNVTAETSPHYFILNEKAVLEYNTLTKVNPPLRTEKDRVAIIEAIKDGTIDVISSDHKPSTIDLKSVEFENASFGISALETAFPLAYTELVSKGVLTLEKLLEKMSKNPSKILGLNKGTIKTGADADIVIVKPEKNSIDSSQFLSKAKYSPFDNYLVDIKIQNTIVNGVEVDIHLK; encoded by the coding sequence ATGAATCTACTCATTAAAAATGGAACAGTATTGTTAAAAGGCGAATTTAAATCCAACATGGATGTTTATATAGAGAATGAAAAAATTAAAGCCATTGATAAAAATATAGAAAAAGAGGCATTTAAAATTATAGATGCAACGGGTTGTTTTGTTATTCCAGGCTTAGTAGATATGCATTGTCAAATTAGCGAACCAGGATATGAGTACAATGAAACTTTTGAATCCGGTAGTTTAAGCGCTGCAAAAGGTGGCTTTACTTCAATAACCATTAATCCGGATACCTATCCCACAATTGACAACAAAGCTGTGGTAGAATTTATAACCTCAAAAGGTAAAACCGAAAGCAAAGTTAATATATTTCCATATGGTAGTATGACTAAAAAGTGTGAGGGTAAGGACTTAGCAGAAATTGGTGATATGCAATTATCAGGTGTCGTTGCTATCTCAGATGGTGATAAAGCCATACAAGACGCTAATCTTATGAGTAAGATTATTAAATACACCAATATGTTTGATATAACCATTATAACCCATTGCGAAGAAAATCTTCTTTCTTTTAATAGTGGTATAAACGAAGGAAAAACTTCTACTTTGCTTGGGTTAAAGGGTGCAATTAGAACAGCTGAGGAAATCATGGTATCGAGAAACTTAATTTTAGCTAAGTATTACAATGCACCTATTCATATTCCCCATATTTCTACAAAAGAGTCCGTAGAATTAATCAGACAAGCTAAGAAAAATGGAGTGAATGTGACAGCAGAAACGTCACCTCATTATTTTATCTTAAATGAAAAAGCCGTATTAGAGTATAATACGTTAACAAAAGTCAATCCGCCCCTTAGAACAGAGAAGGATCGCGTAGCCATTATAGAGGCAATAAAAGATGGAACCATAGATGTGATTAGTTCAGATCATAAACCAAGTACCATTGATTTAAAATCTGTTGAGTTTGAAAATGCATCCTTTGGCATATCTGCTTTAGAGACAGCCTTTCCTTTAGCTTATACAGAATTAGTAAGCAAAGGTGTATTAACATTGGAAAAATTACTAGAAAAAATGTCAAAAAACCCTTCGAAAATATTAGGGCTTAATAAAGGCACGATAAAAACAGGAGCAGATGCGGATATTGTTATAGTAAAACCCGAAAAAAATTCAATTGATTCTAGTCAATTTTTATCAAAAGCAAAATACTCTCCTTTTGATAATTACTTAGTCGATATTAAAATACAAAATACAATTGTAAATGGTGTAGAAGTAGATATACATCTCAAATAA
- a CDS encoding metallophosphoesterase family protein, which translates to MERIALISDIHGNLPAIQSVAQELKVQNIDKVICLGDMIGKGPNSAETLDVCREISDMVIMGNWEKFIGNNPTPGDVNWVEVLGKERLEYIKTLPETIGFYLSGKYVRLFHAHPHDLFKRVFSTSPLEERLEMFEIPKLGREECETCESDIVGYGDIHGAFIETINGGKTLFNTGSIGNACDYLPMASYVILEGNYGSKEPGNFGIQFCRVEYDTIKAANQAFHSNIPQKEAYIQEVKTGVYCIDRNKQ; encoded by the coding sequence ATGGAAAGAATCGCTCTTATTTCAGATATACATGGTAATTTACCGGCGATACAGTCAGTGGCACAAGAGTTGAAAGTTCAAAATATTGACAAAGTGATTTGTTTAGGTGATATGATTGGTAAGGGTCCTAATTCTGCAGAAACTCTTGATGTGTGTAGAGAGATTAGTGACATGGTTATTATGGGAAACTGGGAAAAATTCATAGGCAATAACCCAACACCAGGAGATGTGAATTGGGTAGAGGTGTTAGGAAAAGAAAGATTAGAATACATAAAGACTTTACCTGAGACCATAGGGTTTTATCTAAGTGGGAAGTATGTCCGATTATTTCATGCCCATCCTCATGATTTGTTTAAAAGGGTATTTTCCACCTCTCCTTTAGAAGAGCGATTAGAAATGTTTGAAATTCCTAAGTTAGGAAGAGAAGAATGTGAGACATGTGAGTCTGATATTGTCGGTTATGGCGATATACACGGTGCTTTTATTGAAACCATTAATGGCGGTAAGACTTTATTTAATACAGGTAGCATTGGTAATGCCTGTGATTATTTACCAATGGCGTCTTATGTTATATTAGAAGGCAATTATGGTAGTAAAGAGCCAGGGAATTTTGGTATACAATTTTGTAGAGTAGAATATGATACTATAAAAGCAGCCAACCAAGCATTTCATTCCAATATCCCTCAAAAAGAAGCCTATATTCAAGAAGTAAAAACAGGCGTATACTGTATTGATAGGAATAAGCAATAA
- a CDS encoding LiaF domain-containing protein — protein MNGKRKGILFILLSAIGFFAYKMNGKVKKLKNVYDDCIAFTGKKITYDNEIFTGESMAVIFSGVEIDLTNALLQDEVNILDIHCEFSGVSIKVPKDWDIVLEGNSNKSEIEDKTSHLNDFVNNPKLIIKYNLSYSGVEIKN, from the coding sequence ATGAATGGAAAAAGAAAAGGTATTTTGTTTATTTTACTATCGGCAATAGGGTTTTTTGCTTATAAAATGAATGGTAAAGTAAAAAAATTAAAAAATGTATACGATGATTGTATTGCATTTACAGGTAAAAAAATTACTTATGATAATGAAATCTTTACAGGTGAATCTATGGCAGTAATATTTAGCGGTGTAGAAATCGACCTGACCAATGCACTTTTACAAGATGAGGTTAATATTCTAGACATTCATTGTGAATTTAGTGGCGTAAGCATCAAGGTGCCAAAAGACTGGGATATTGTATTAGAGGGAAATAGTAATAAAAGTGAAATTGAAGATAAAACGAGTCATTTAAATGATTTTGTTAATAATCCAAAATTAATTATTAAATACAATCTAAGTTATTCAGGAGTAGAGATTAAAAACTAA
- a CDS encoding DUF2721 domain-containing protein, translating to MLELTTPALLFTSISLLISAYTSRFLTLAQLIRQLDASYKEKPNEEVLKQIYNLSKRVSIIRYCQIMGALSFFLCTLSTFLLFQNMMMAGEAFFGASLIALMISLILLIIEVHISMKALTVQINDYKNKK from the coding sequence ATGCTAGAATTAACAACGCCTGCTCTATTATTTACATCAATATCATTACTGATATCAGCATATACCAGTCGCTTCTTAACATTGGCCCAATTAATTAGACAATTAGATGCATCCTACAAAGAAAAGCCTAATGAAGAAGTTCTCAAGCAAATATATAACTTAAGTAAAAGAGTATCCATAATAAGATATTGTCAAATTATGGGCGCCTTAAGTTTTTTTCTATGTACTTTATCTACTTTTTTACTATTTCAAAATATGATGATGGCAGGAGAAGCATTTTTTGGGGCTAGTTTAATTGCTTTAATGATCTCTTTAATTCTATTAATTATTGAAGTGCATATTTCTATGAAAGCATTAACGGTTCAAATCAATGATTATAAAAACAAAAAATAA
- a CDS encoding cytochrome b5 domain-containing protein yields MDNNGMNLTLEELSYYDGREGRRAFAAVDGVIYDLTDSLLWVEGTHRRFLAGRDLTEEFYRCHPGFFVLSRFPVVGYLVE; encoded by the coding sequence GTGGATAATAATGGTATGAACCTGACATTAGAAGAATTAAGTTACTACGATGGTAGAGAAGGAAGAAGAGCATTTGCTGCAGTAGACGGTGTTATATATGATTTGACAGACAGTTTGTTATGGGTAGAAGGCACCCATAGAAGATTTTTAGCCGGAAGAGATTTGACTGAAGAATTCTATAGATGTCACCCAGGCTTTTTTGTACTCAGCCGATTTCCAGTTGTAGGGTATCTAGTAGAGTAA
- a CDS encoding glycoside hydrolase family 88/105 protein: MISKELTPLEWAKKACDTLMSTYEAKDLPPHRFHYHQGVFLLGVEKYLTLDERTDYFNYIKEWVDAYVTEDGRIKLLNFEQLDDIQPGILLFNLYEKTKEEKYKKALYNLVPLLKTWKTNEAGGFWHKDVTPNQMWLDGLFMGGPIGVKFGATFDEPEYFDLVTFQAKLMTTQTKDGQTGLLYHGWDPTKEAYWADKETGLSSEFWGRAIGWYPLALVEILDYLPKDHKNRPFILKTLQDLINALVNYQDSTGLWYQVIDKGHLKDNWLETSCSALFVAAIAKAVRMGYVHSSLLNNAQNGYDGIINRLKFDEKDQLIIDNICVGTPIGDYQFYVNRPTSQNDLHGSGAFIIMCVEMSQLS, encoded by the coding sequence ATGATATCAAAGGAATTAACACCTCTAGAATGGGCAAAAAAAGCTTGTGACACATTAATGTCAACTTATGAAGCAAAAGATCTGCCACCTCATAGATTTCATTATCATCAAGGCGTTTTTTTGTTAGGTGTTGAAAAGTATTTGACATTAGATGAGAGAACGGACTACTTTAATTATATAAAAGAATGGGTAGATGCTTATGTGACTGAAGATGGAAGGATTAAACTATTAAATTTTGAACAATTAGATGATATTCAACCTGGCATATTGCTTTTTAACCTTTATGAAAAGACAAAGGAAGAAAAGTATAAAAAAGCATTGTACAATTTAGTTCCCTTATTAAAAACATGGAAAACAAATGAAGCAGGCGGTTTTTGGCATAAAGATGTTACACCTAATCAAATGTGGTTAGATGGGCTTTTTATGGGTGGACCAATCGGCGTAAAATTTGGAGCAACCTTTGACGAACCTGAGTATTTTGATCTTGTTACATTCCAAGCAAAATTAATGACAACTCAAACAAAAGATGGGCAAACTGGTCTGCTCTATCATGGATGGGATCCAACGAAAGAAGCTTATTGGGCCGATAAAGAGACAGGATTGTCTTCTGAATTCTGGGGAAGAGCCATAGGTTGGTACCCTCTTGCTCTGGTAGAAATATTAGATTATTTGCCAAAAGACCATAAAAACAGACCATTCATCTTAAAAACTTTACAAGACTTAATTAATGCTCTTGTAAACTACCAAGACTCAACTGGATTATGGTATCAAGTCATTGATAAAGGGCATTTAAAAGATAATTGGTTAGAAACATCTTGTTCTGCTCTTTTTGTAGCTGCCATTGCAAAAGCTGTAAGAATGGGTTATGTTCATTCCTCTTTACTAAATAATGCCCAAAATGGATATGACGGTATTATTAACCGATTGAAATTTGATGAAAAAGATCAATTAATTATTGATAATATCTGTGTAGGTACTCCTATTGGTGATTATCAATTCTATGTTAACCGACCTACGAGTCAAAATGATTTACACGGAAGCGGTGCTTTTATAATAATGTGTGTTGAAATGTCACAATTGAGTTGA
- a CDS encoding AraC family transcriptional regulator: protein MADNRFHYNNEDDPYFISYKKTYGTNMNAHHYHNSYEVYYLKTGERNLFIKDRVIELKTGDFLIIKPNILHMTRNGKLPEYERIILNYRDDFIDKDKKYQQDLSNLFQQDYMVIHLPLQDRILIEDILNHMILEVDSQLHGYETQIKSLILHLLVTISRSAENNNIKEMNHINSTHEKISDVVKYINQHYYQVITLERLSNCFFISPYYLSRTFKEVTGLNIIEYLNTIRIKEAKRLLRETNYKISLIAEKVGFGSLSNFGRVFKEGTGHSPRYYRTNKNS from the coding sequence ATGGCTGATAATAGATTTCATTATAATAACGAAGATGACCCTTATTTTATTTCATATAAAAAAACATACGGCACAAATATGAATGCACATCATTATCATAATTCTTATGAAGTATATTATTTAAAGACAGGCGAAAGGAATTTATTTATAAAAGATAGAGTAATTGAATTAAAGACGGGTGACTTCTTAATTATAAAGCCTAATATCCTACATATGACTCGAAATGGAAAGTTACCTGAGTATGAAAGAATTATCCTTAATTATAGAGATGATTTTATTGACAAAGATAAAAAATATCAGCAAGATTTAAGCAATTTATTTCAACAAGATTACATGGTGATTCATTTGCCTTTACAAGATAGAATTTTAATTGAAGATATTTTAAATCATATGATATTAGAAGTGGACTCTCAGTTACATGGTTATGAAACTCAGATTAAAAGCTTAATTTTACATTTATTGGTTACCATTAGTAGAAGCGCAGAAAATAATAATATTAAAGAGATGAATCATATCAATTCAACCCACGAAAAGATTTCTGATGTTGTAAAGTATATCAATCAACACTATTATCAAGTCATCACTTTAGAGCGTCTCTCTAACTGTTTTTTTATTAGTCCATATTACCTTAGTAGAACCTTTAAAGAAGTTACCGGGCTTAATATTATTGAATACCTTAATACCATTAGAATCAAAGAGGCCAAAAGATTATTAAGAGAAACGAATTATAAAATTTCTTTGATTGCAGAAAAAGTTGGCTTTGGTAGTTTAAGCAACTTTGGAAGAGTATTTAAAGAAGGAACAGGACATAGTCCCAGATACTATAGAACAAATAAAAATAGTTGA
- a CDS encoding TspO/MBR family protein has protein sequence MSFSIFKKKENIIKLILFILAPLLVGALSSYLTQDTMVRYQNLNQPAFAPPGWIFPIVWTLLYIMMGVASFIVYMYGFHNKDVKKSLIFYDLQLIFNFFWSIIFFRWELRGFALLWLIILLALIIITTINFYKVNKYASYLMIPYILWVCFAGILNYAVWQLNL, from the coding sequence ATGAGCTTTTCAATATTCAAAAAGAAAGAAAATATTATCAAATTAATTCTCTTTATTTTAGCACCTTTATTAGTAGGGGCTTTAAGTTCTTATTTAACTCAAGATACAATGGTTAGATATCAAAATCTGAATCAGCCAGCCTTTGCACCCCCAGGTTGGATCTTTCCAATTGTTTGGACCTTATTATATATTATGATGGGGGTTGCCAGCTTTATTGTCTATATGTATGGGTTCCATAACAAAGATGTGAAGAAAAGCCTGATATTCTATGATTTACAATTAATTTTCAACTTTTTTTGGTCCATTATATTTTTTAGATGGGAATTAAGAGGTTTTGCCTTATTATGGCTCATTATTTTACTAGCCCTTATCATTATAACAACCATTAATTTTTATAAAGTCAATAAATACGCCTCTTATTTAATGATTCCCTATATCCTTTGGGTATGTTTTGCCGGCATATTAAATTATGCTGTATGGCAGTTGAATTTATAA
- a CDS encoding M56 family metallopeptidase, which translates to MKKEKKERKNKMIFSPSSFITVVFLCSLLITFIWFYLRDIDRMVQLGIKSIFAFIAIVAIRLVFPFEFSFSNTFASRYIMPNLMDILNTPAMNAFNKTFTILHVLFFVWVVGIIIAATATLKTFLQFGKIVKQLPILRDSKLENILHTITQDYKKPVSFQVIHSNLISAPMLYGFRSPKIIVPTMNLTYTEWYFILKHEIAHYYNRDLQIKLFVQVLRIIYWWNPFVYLFNNEIDKMLEIRADLEVTTNLSEDEKTKYLDCLLKVAKNLSLERHNYYSVAFGNGKTSTLSQRFHLILGGYKRSKNKWLMTIVVTISLVILLCFSFIAVFEPYAIHPHHAANTFELKEDSSYLLINPNGGYDLYINHNFVATAQEIKDSYSNLKIYNDVEEAKNHEDKK; encoded by the coding sequence TTGAAGAAAGAAAAAAAGGAAAGGAAGAATAAAATGATCTTTTCACCTTCTTCATTTATAACTGTTGTGTTTTTATGCAGTTTGCTAATTACATTTATTTGGTTTTATTTGCGTGATATAGATAGAATGGTTCAACTAGGTATAAAAAGTATTTTTGCTTTTATTGCTATTGTTGCAATACGGCTTGTTTTCCCATTTGAGTTTAGCTTTTCCAATACTTTTGCCAGCAGATATATAATGCCAAACCTTATGGATATTTTAAACACCCCAGCTATGAATGCATTTAATAAAACTTTTACGATACTTCATGTCCTATTCTTTGTATGGGTGGTTGGGATAATCATTGCTGCTACTGCTACACTAAAAACTTTTTTGCAGTTTGGGAAAATTGTTAAGCAACTGCCTATATTACGCGATTCAAAGTTGGAGAATATATTACATACAATTACACAAGATTATAAGAAACCTGTATCATTTCAGGTGATTCATTCAAACTTAATTTCAGCACCTATGCTTTATGGTTTTCGTTCACCTAAAATAATCGTTCCTACAATGAATTTAACCTATACTGAATGGTACTTTATATTAAAACATGAGATCGCTCATTATTATAATAGAGATTTACAAATCAAACTGTTTGTACAGGTATTAAGAATTATCTACTGGTGGAATCCCTTTGTATACCTTTTTAATAATGAAATTGACAAAATGCTAGAAATCAGGGCGGATTTAGAAGTTACTACAAATTTAAGTGAAGATGAAAAAACAAAATACTTAGATTGCTTACTAAAGGTTGCTAAGAATTTATCTTTAGAAAGGCACAATTATTATTCCGTAGCTTTTGGTAATGGAAAAACCTCTACACTTTCTCAAAGATTCCACTTAATACTCGGTGGCTATAAACGCTCAAAGAATAAGTGGCTAATGACTATTGTGGTGACTATTTCATTAGTTATATTATTGTGCTTTTCATTTATTGCTGTTTTTGAACCCTATGCAATACATCCTCACCATGCAGCTAATACTTTTGAATTAAAAGAAGATTCAAGTTATCTGCTAATCAATCCAAACGGTGGATACGATTTGTATATAAACCATAATTTTGTAGCGACAGCCCAGGAGATTAAAGATTCCTATTCAAATTTAAAGATTTATAATGATGTAGAGGAGGCAAAAAATCATGAGGATAAGAAATAA
- a CDS encoding BlaI/MecI/CopY family transcriptional regulator, whose protein sequence is MPIKKDDLKITNREKDVLEVLWNSDTPLLASEIPKINPSLSISSVQLALRNLLSKKIIEVADIVYSGTVLSRSYRPLISKEDFITNEIINSFKSLDKTITTKNIVATLLKHEKNESNTIKELEKLLEERKKGKEE, encoded by the coding sequence ATGCCAATTAAAAAAGACGATTTAAAGATAACAAATAGAGAAAAAGATGTGCTTGAAGTGTTATGGAATAGTGATACGCCTTTATTAGCTTCCGAAATTCCCAAAATAAATCCATCTTTAAGTATAAGTTCTGTTCAGTTGGCTTTGAGAAATCTATTATCCAAGAAAATAATTGAAGTGGCTGATATAGTGTATAGTGGAACCGTTTTATCCCGAAGTTACCGTCCATTAATCAGTAAAGAAGATTTTATTACTAATGAGATTATAAACAGCTTTAAAAGTTTAGACAAAACCATAACCACGAAAAACATTGTAGCAACACTTCTTAAACATGAAAAAAACGAATCTAATACCATTAAAGAGTTGGAAAAATTACTTGAAGAAAGAAAAAAAGGAAAGGAAGAATAA
- the tyrS gene encoding tyrosine--tRNA ligase produces MSTAFDVLMERGFIEQTTHENEIKEMFEKEQVTFYIGFDPTAESLTAGHFVTVMAMAHMQQAGHRPIALIGGGTTMIGDPSGKSDMRKMMTTEQINANAENFKKQLSKLIDFSDGKAIMVNNADWLLNINYIEFLREVGVHFSVNRMLSAECYKSRYEKGLTFLEFNYMLMQSYDFLELNKKHNCVLQLGGNDQWSNILGGVELIRRKENKPAFGMTFKLLTTSEGKKMGKTEKGAVWLDPNKTSPYDFYQYWRNIEDVKVKECLSLLTFLPMEEVNRLGALEGAKINQAKEVLAYEVTKIVHGEQEAQKAETAAKSLFMGGAKSGSIPTTELDQSIFEEGIDIISLMDKANLIQSRSEARRLILQGGVSVNDNKVNDVNVTITLSDFKDDDTIMIKKGKKVYHQIKCVNQ; encoded by the coding sequence ATGAGTACTGCTTTTGATGTATTAATGGAAAGAGGTTTTATTGAACAAACCACTCATGAAAATGAGATTAAAGAAATGTTTGAAAAGGAACAAGTAACTTTTTACATAGGATTTGATCCTACCGCGGAAAGTTTGACGGCTGGTCACTTTGTAACTGTTATGGCTATGGCACATATGCAACAAGCTGGTCATCGCCCCATTGCTTTAATTGGTGGTGGAACCACTATGATTGGTGACCCTTCTGGCAAGAGTGATATGAGAAAAATGATGACAACAGAACAAATCAATGCTAACGCAGAGAACTTCAAAAAACAATTGTCTAAGTTAATTGACTTTAGTGATGGCAAAGCCATTATGGTTAATAATGCGGATTGGTTACTGAATATCAATTACATTGAATTTTTAAGAGAAGTCGGTGTTCATTTCTCTGTTAATCGAATGTTAAGTGCTGAATGTTATAAATCTAGGTATGAAAAAGGATTAACATTCTTAGAGTTTAACTATATGTTAATGCAATCTTATGATTTTCTTGAATTAAATAAAAAACACAATTGTGTGCTTCAGCTAGGTGGCAATGACCAATGGTCTAATATCCTAGGTGGCGTAGAATTAATTAGAAGAAAAGAAAACAAACCTGCTTTTGGTATGACTTTTAAATTACTGACCACAAGTGAAGGCAAAAAAATGGGTAAAACTGAAAAAGGTGCTGTTTGGCTAGACCCTAATAAAACTTCACCTTACGATTTTTATCAATATTGGAGAAATATTGAAGATGTTAAAGTAAAAGAATGTTTGTCTTTACTAACTTTCTTACCAATGGAAGAAGTTAATCGATTGGGTGCATTAGAAGGTGCAAAAATTAATCAAGCAAAAGAAGTCTTGGCTTATGAAGTGACTAAGATTGTTCACGGAGAACAAGAAGCTCAAAAAGCTGAAACTGCTGCCAAATCATTATTTATGGGTGGTGCAAAGTCTGGTTCTATACCCACTACTGAATTAGACCAATCTATCTTTGAAGAAGGCATTGATATTATTTCATTAATGGACAAGGCGAATTTAATTCAATCCCGTTCTGAAGCAAGACGCTTAATTTTACAAGGTGGGGTTTCTGTAAATGACAATAAAGTGAATGATGTTAATGTAACGATTACTTTATCTGATTTTAAAGATGATGATACGATAATGATCAAAAAAGGTAAGAAAGTTTACCATCAAATTAAATGTGTGAATCAATAG